The genomic segment TAAATGTGGATGTTCTGCATCatttgtttgcaaatgaactCAAACATCATCTTGACatatttggtgtctttagaaacggatttcttctggaagttataataaatgtctgtgggtttaacagaggtttaaataGATAATGTCGACATAACGTGTGTCATGATGTatcaaattaatgtgttgattatgTAATCAGATACATATAATACAACCTGTTAACTATGAAGTGTAAATCAATCAACAcaggaaatagaaataaatcaataaatgaaataagtAAGAGGAGAGTGCTATTCAAAATACTATCTAcaactcccccccccactcGACAGCAAACTGGCTGAGACCCCTCCACCCAAATAGGGCCCCAGAAGGTCATTGCTGCCTGTGGCTATCAAACTATATAACTCCTCCTCAAGCATTACACACTTAGAGTGTGAAAACTGGACTAATAACACACATGTCTACCCCTGAATCTCTATATACTTGGGCAATTATGTGCAATAATTACTCTGTTACATGTGCAATATCTATTTATTCACTGATGCCACTCATGTGCACGCTGTACTTTATGTtcatactgtaggcctactctATATTTACACTATACTTCAGTAGCATTATTTAACAACAGAATCTTTTCCACCATGGCCGTATCTACCATTAAAGGACATGGAGGTCCGGATCTCCTCTGTATTACCCTtaccccccaccccaaaaaaagagaagtataaataaaacttgtacAACACCAAGATATGACTTGTTCCTCTGTCTGATCATCTtgtgtgcgggggggggggggactgagtaGGCAGTGAAGTGGATTTTGCCGTCGTAACTATCCAGTAAATGACCGTCACCATTGTTTTTGGGTTTAGTGTCAACAAACGACTTTTCTTTCTAGTGACTACAGCAGGTACTTAACATAGACAAATTAGTGTATATAACTAGTAGAAATTTACTTTTCAATGCTATTAATCTCCAGACATCTGACGAAAAGCTCCTTTGCTGTCGCGCTGCATATAAACAGTGCAGTGGCCGTTGATGCCATCcaatataatgtaatgttagctagtTTCCCTTGGATGAATGCTAACGTTACCTTATATGGTGTGCTAGCTGGTTAATTGTATGATTAATGTTGTTATCTTAACATTGTGAGAGAACAGTAACCTTTAATGTAACCATACACTGTTACTATATAAATGGATCAACTGAGCTCTGCTTAATTTCTTCACTGAGACAATCTGAATGAAGAGACTACTTCAGACAAAGCTTTCCCTTGGGAAGGGACAAGATGAACAAGATCATGATGAGAcccaaagaaaaaggaaggcaCTGTATTGTCACTGCCCCCCCAACCCAACTGTTGTGCAATAGTTGCTCTCCAAATGTGGTGGAATGTGCATATTTAGGTCagggaaataaaaactaaatttggATGTCTGTAATGCTCAATCCTGGACACGGTCCTGTTTTTGACCTAATCTTACTTTTTCACATAATCTCACTTTACTTCTGCTTAACTTTGTATTTCTTGCAATGTACTCTAGCTATGTTACTTTATACATTTATCAACTCTTTTTTCTTACTCTATTTTTCACCTTGACTGTGAGCAATTGCAACAAACAAATTCCCTGAGGGATCAATAAAATATTCCTATTCTGATTAGTTTACTCTTACAGGAGAgatgatcagaggggcagagtttttacGGCCATAAATATAACCAGTAAAGAAGTATGGGAagagtttctcagtgaaggagcagccagtaaaggagtagataagagctgcagtatctacgtcataaaaggagaccagaccctcctcatagtccacaaacacccccaccttctgaggCCGAGgcttcagagagagacagactgaaGTGTCATCATTAGCTTCGTActgatttctctttttcaacaaTTGTCCAGTAACCATTCTCAGGGCTCAGTGTTATGTCCTTTCTGTTGATAGACTCTCTGGCCACTCCTAAATCCCATTCAGTCTTTCCTTTGACTTGaacctcaaagtaaaatctgCCTGAAGAGAACTCTGTTTTCCTAAAACACAAGGATGGTTAGAAAATCTCTTTCGGTGGTTGGGGAGATTCTTCTTCACATCACCAAGATTCACTTGTTTGCCATCGTCAGACAGGATGAGTTCTGGGTATGCTGTATTAGGATCaagagtcacatccactgcatactgctggaccctcttcagCTCAGACTCAGCAAGCAGCttcttcatctcttcactgAGAGTCTCTGTCAACTGAACCACAGCTTTAATCACAGTCCCCTCATATGATGATGGATGGACGCTGACCTCTCTCCAGTCCTTGGTGGGTGGAGGTTGTTGAATGTTTAGGGACTGGACCCCctggagaagatggaggtggtCTTCAGAGCGTGAGAGCTGCTCCACCTCAGTGCTTCTCTTCATCAGCTCAGAGATTTCCTGTTCCAGCTCTTTGATGAAAGCTTCagcctgtttttctgttgttttctgcttctctttgatggtgttgatgatctcattcaggcctctctcaacagactccttcagagaagtgaagacctgaacaccttctgctatctctctgtctgcatcttCCTCACTGAGGTCCACTGAGTGTTTGATCTCCTGAATCTTCAGCCGTCTCTTCTGGATCATCTGCTGAATTTCAGCCTCTGTCTTCCCCAGCTCCACCTTCTTTCCTTCATATCCTTCTTTCAGAGGAACAACATCATGCTTCTTGTGGTCTAAAACAGCGCagagcatgcagacacatgtctGTTCGGTCTTACAGAACAGCTCCAGAGGTTTATCGTGCTCCACACACATCCTGCCTTCCAGGTTCTCCACAGGGTTGATcagctgatgtcttttcagacCTGACATGGTCAGATGAGGCTCCAGGTGAGTCTCACAGTAGGAGAccagacacaccaggcaggacttCAGGGCCTTCAGTTTGGTTCCAGTGCAGACGTCACAGGGAAGTTCTCCTGGTTTGGACACTTGttgctctgagctgctgctACTGGCTTTCTGTTGAGCTGACTGTCTGAACTGAGCGACTATCTCAGAGATGAAAGTGTTGACGTGCAGCTCAGGTCTTGTGTTGAAAACCTTTTTACACAGCGGACACAGGTACTGGTCTTTAGTATTCCAGTGCTCCGTGATGCAGTTTTTGCAGAAATTGTGACCACATGGTGTGGTGACAGGATCAGTGAACacatccagacagatggagcaCAGAAACTGATCTTCAGACTGCAGATAGTTTGCAGCAGCCATATCTACACACAGTgggaataaaaagagaaacattaTATTCAAAATCTGTGAACAGACTGATCTCAGCCTACAGCCTACGTGAACTACTTAGCAACAAGTAACATTATCTGTCCAAAACTCTTAATCACCTTGATTCCGAGTTCACTCTCGCCAAACTGGTCTTATGTCTTAGTGACAGGTCCAAACTGGTCTTATGTCTTAATGACAGGTCCAAACTGGTCTTATGTCTTAATGACAGGTCAAAACTGATCTTATGTCTTAAAGACAGGTCCAAACTGGTCTTATCTCTTAATGACAGGACCACTTTATTTGACGTCAAGGTAAAATATTTATAAGTTAATATTTATGACTTACTTACAGTCTAATGTGAtgtcaacacacacaagtaGTATGATGGGGCGAAAATTTGCATAGGGAGGTTAGttggagactccttaaagctgtattatatctgatctcctagGGGGGGacgggactccttaaagctgcattatatctgatctccagcagggaaAGCTTATTCATGTTGGGAAACTCACGCCCCCTACTCTGCACCTAAAATACCAATTTTAAAATTATCTCAATACAATACTGAATTTAGTGCTGTTGACTGGAATGACGAGCTGTCACTGGAAAATCCAGAACAAATTTTGACGCAATTTCAcactaaacttaaaaaaaatacagaataaatatgcTACTGCCAGCAAGGTTTGACCTAGGCAGAGTAAATTACCATGGATAAATTCTGAAATATTTCTACTCCTCAAACAGAACGCCTCTCTTCTTTAAATGAATAGGTTGAGTCAAACACCAGAGAGTAAAACTAATTTCATCCAAACTAGAAATACATGTACAGCTGAACTACGCAAGGCCAAGGCAGATTATTTTCAACAGCTGATTACACAATCTGCTACTAATCCGAAAACTTTGTGGCAGACCCTTAAGGTCATCACAGGTGAAactgagaaaaggaaaaaaatattattcaaATTTCTCTCCAGGGTGCTTTCATCTCAGATTCAGAAAAGATTGCAAGTGCTTTCAATGAAAATATTAAAGAATTGGCAACAGACGTTCCCACTCCCTGCTCTCTATCACCagttctctcttctcttcaacGCCTGATCAGTTTTATTCTCTGAGATCTCTCGGAACAAGGTGATTAAATACTGCACTCACTAAAAATTTCTCATTCCCATGATATCCATGGTGTGAACTCTTCATTTATAAAGACTCATGCTGATAGCCTAATACCTCTTTTTCAGCACCTAATCAACCAATGTATCATGCTATCTGTCTTTCCTTCTAATTAGAAAATGGCTCAAATCACTCCAATTTTTAAATCTGGTGATCATACTCTTGTTTCAAACTACAGACCTATTGCTATACTTCCAGTAATGTCTAAGATGCTTGAAAAAGCCCTGCATAACCAGCTAAGTTCTTACCTTGAAACAAACAACAGTGACTGTCAACACATCAACCATGTCTTCATTACTACTCTTCACTGAACAAATACGTGGCTCTCTTAACAAAGGTCACATTGCTGGAGCTATTTTTAGTGACTTTCATAAAGCTTTTGACACAGTGAACCATCAGATTTTGCTTAATAAATTTGACTCATTTAATATGTCATCATCTGTGATAGAATGCTTTTGTCCTACCTAACAAAGGTTGCAAACCGTTAAAATAAATCATGCAACATCCTAACCTGAAATCTCTGATATGGGCGTTCCACAAGGAAGCATTCTTGGACccttactttttgttttgtacatcAATGATTTCCCTCAAGTGTGTAATCTTTCAAATGTCTACAGTATGCTGATGATACTGTGATTTTTCTCTCTGATTCAAATCCTAATGTCATAAATTCCAAATTATTATCTGATCTTCAGCTTCTACACGACTGGTTGAAAAAGAACCATTTAACAATCAATGTAAAGAAAACTGAATGTACGTATTTTCAGTCATCCAGAAAAATCTTTCTTTTACTGATTCTATGACTTTTGCTAACCAAGAACTTGTCGTCACAAAGACTTACATATATCTTGGTGTGCTACTTGATTCGCACCTTACGTACCGCGAACACATGTctaacttaacaaaaaagttgaatCAGAAACTTTATGTCCATAAAAAGATCAGATTATCTTTGTTCTTCTGTTTCTGAGACCTATTTACATGCAATTGTGTTTTAACTATGTCCTACTTTCTTCCTATTTAGTCACTACCATTACCACGGAAATCACTGAACCAATAGCACGACTATACCATCTCAAGATCCACAGGGACCTTCCAGAGTGGTCTCACCATTGCATTGCACTTGCACGTTCTAAGGCTTTGACTTACCAAAACTTCATAAACAGCCacacaatttctttttattttcagattcaaaatgtCACCTTACCAGCACTTGTGTCACTTCTTCCGACACATAtgagaccaggacgcctcactaGGTTGGTCTCACAGGCATTCCACTTCCTCCATATAAAAATACTTTGGTGAGAAATCTTTTTTCTATACATACACCAAGATCTGGAATGACATCCCatatcacatcagaacactatcatccatctcatatttcaaaaaggcacaACCATCTCCTAAACAGTTACACCTGCACACATTAATTCTCATGTATCGTCCAAGCCTTGTTTTTCACTGTCTGTATTTgtctagcccagctgatgtcttaTATAAATGTCTCTTTTCTTAAGTGCCAaaactgtattgttttttagTTGTCCGAATTTGTCTAGTCCATATggatgtcctgtacaaatgtcCTGACGTACTGTAACCACgttcaatgttttatgtttctgcagaacaggaacctgcttaaatgagtttttaaactgagtcaggcccgtaaatattgtaatgtaatgttacttttaatcttactgtataataaatatgaatgaatgatcCTGATTGAGCGCTGGTCAACGTGGCTGTGCATTTCTGGGATAATCAGACACTGTGTGTGCATTAGTAAGACATTATTTGGCGTGGAGTGTGTGACACTGAAAAAGAcatattgtacattttgtaCCACTTCCTGTGGCCACAATGTGGCAACAGTGAACACACACTAATGAAAGGTCATGTTGCTGTATACCATGTGTAGACAACACCTGTGATGCTGATTCCGAACTTCATGTTAATCAGATGATCGGTGTCACATAAAACTAACTTCCTGCctcagaaatataaaaacatctgtACAAAACCAATATCTTTTAGTGCCAGGGAGCATTGAGCACCTCATTGTGTAAAAAGAAACGTGTGATGTGATGTTTCTGCATTCCATGATACTTTCACATGTGAACTATTGCATCACTAGCTGGcctatgtcgggtactactaccctaaaaccagctgatgTATGTCGgttactactaccctaaaaccagctggtctatgtctggtactactaccctaaaaccagttGAGCTTCTGTACAAGAAGGCGCTTAAGACTCTGGATAAAAAACCTCTCTCTTATCATCATTGCAATATCTTAGATAAATATAACTTCTTGAGTTTTGATAATTATTGTAAATTTTCCTCATTGTGCttaatttttaaagtaattCATGGCCTGGCGCCACCTCCACTGTTGGAGTTTATTAAATATAGACACACTCGGATCACCAGAGCTGTTGTAAGCAGGGACTGTGAGGTTCCTTTCagaaaaacctccttcagcCATATCTTTTaaaggcagtgcattatgggaCATACTACCCCCAACTACAAGGGAGCATCCCTCTTTGGCCTCCTTTAAGAGCCAGGTAAAGCTTAGAGCTAACCAAACATGTAACCACCGCTaacttgtgtttccattttaacttctactaatgaattgtcctgtttttctttttttcttcttttctttttgttttttcttgttttatatattaaatGTTACTATCCTATGTTTTAtctgcctattggactgcagatgaaaattaACCCccgggctacaatctggcacatttacgtgtactgttgtACATGTGTTAGATTTGTGGCTTTCTGTtagattttctctttttattttggtaactctctctctatcgctctatcgctctctctctctctttgagtCATTGTGTGTCCACGCTATATGagccaattttttaaaatgtaaggagtagaaagtacggatatttgtttaaaaattaaggattaaaagtaaaaagcccacaaaaaaattgtgaaataaaattatcagaaaaatctacttgcgtacagtaacaaagtatcaGTACTTCaatacttcccatctctgtaaATCACATGATGGTCACATTGTTAGCGTTGTGGGTTTTAaatcttgctctctctctgtttctctctctgtttgtccctctctctctctctctctctctctctgtccctctgtc from the Etheostoma spectabile isolate EspeVRDwgs_2016 unplaced genomic scaffold, UIUC_Espe_1.0 scaffold00569501, whole genome shotgun sequence genome contains:
- the LOC116685083 gene encoding E3 ubiquitin-protein ligase TRIM41-like, with protein sequence MAAANYLQSEDQFLCSICLDVFTDPVTTPCGHNFCKNCITEHWNTKDQYLCPLCKKVFNTRPELHVNTFISEIVAQFRQSAQQKASSSSSEQQVSKPGELPCDVCTGTKLKALKSCLVCLVSYCETHLEPHLTMSGLKRHQLINPVENLEGRMCVEHDKPLELFCKTEQTCVCMLCAVLDHKKHDVVPLKEGYEGKKVELGKTEAEIQQMIQKRRLKIQEIKHSVDLSEEDADREIAEGVQVFTSLKESVERGLNEIINTIKEKQKTTEKQAEAFIKELEQEISELMKRSTEVEQLSRSEDHLHLLQGVQSLNIQQPPPTKDWREVSVHPSSYEGTVIKAVVQLTETLSEEMKKLLAESELKRVQQYAVDVTLDPNTAYPELILSDDGKQVNLGDVKKNLPNHRKRFSNHPCVLGKQSSLQADFTLRFKSKERLNGI